A DNA window from Massilia putida contains the following coding sequences:
- a CDS encoding MFS transporter, with protein MEHTTTAAMPALASRLASRTRWTILAILFIVTTINYADRASISIAGPEIRKALGLSPVEMGFVFSAFAWSYVAAQLPGGWLLDRFGSKITYFFSIFLWSLFTMLTGGVGFLAGGAAVAALFALRFVVGAAEAPSFPGNSRITSAWFPTHERGLASALFNSAQYFATVLFAPIMGALVHAFGWQSVFVVMGGLGIAMAFVWLKVIHGPKDHPSVSASELKYIEEGGALVDLDGARHDAQPPAVDTFACIKELLGNRMLLGVYVGQYCINTLTYFFLTWFPVYLVQERHMTILKAGFVASVPAIAGFLGGVVGGTVSDRLAKAGFSLSMARKVPIVAGMLLSMSMIACNYIEADALVVAVMALAFFGKGVGALGWAVVADTSPKEAGGLSGALFNTFGNIAGITTPIVIGYILQGTGSFAGALVFVGANAAVTIFSYVVIVGEIKRVKLVTSLTAPA; from the coding sequence ATGGAGCACACAACGACCGCCGCCATGCCGGCGCTTGCTTCCAGACTCGCGTCGCGCACGCGCTGGACGATTCTGGCGATTCTTTTCATCGTCACCACGATCAACTACGCGGACCGGGCCTCGATCTCGATCGCGGGACCGGAAATCCGCAAGGCCCTGGGCCTGTCGCCCGTCGAGATGGGCTTCGTGTTTTCCGCGTTCGCGTGGTCGTACGTGGCGGCCCAGCTGCCGGGCGGCTGGCTGCTCGACCGCTTCGGCTCGAAGATCACCTATTTCTTCAGCATCTTCCTGTGGTCGCTGTTCACGATGCTGACGGGCGGCGTCGGCTTCCTCGCCGGCGGCGCGGCCGTGGCGGCGCTGTTCGCGCTGCGTTTCGTCGTCGGTGCGGCGGAGGCGCCTTCGTTCCCGGGCAACAGCCGCATCACGTCGGCCTGGTTCCCCACGCACGAACGGGGCCTCGCGTCCGCGTTGTTCAATTCGGCCCAGTATTTCGCGACCGTGCTGTTCGCGCCGATCATGGGCGCTCTGGTGCATGCCTTCGGCTGGCAAAGCGTGTTCGTCGTGATGGGCGGCCTCGGCATCGCGATGGCCTTCGTCTGGCTCAAGGTCATCCACGGCCCCAAGGACCATCCGTCCGTGAGCGCCAGCGAGCTGAAATACATCGAAGAGGGCGGGGCGCTCGTCGACCTGGACGGGGCCAGGCACGATGCGCAACCGCCGGCCGTCGACACGTTCGCCTGCATCAAGGAATTGCTGGGCAACCGCATGCTGCTGGGCGTGTACGTCGGCCAGTACTGCATCAACACGCTGACCTACTTCTTCCTCACGTGGTTCCCCGTGTACCTCGTGCAGGAGCGCCACATGACGATCCTGAAGGCGGGCTTCGTCGCGTCGGTTCCCGCGATCGCCGGCTTCCTCGGCGGCGTCGTGGGCGGCACGGTCTCGGACCGCCTGGCGAAAGCCGGCTTCTCGCTGTCGATGGCGCGCAAGGTGCCGATCGTCGCCGGCATGCTGCTGTCGATGAGCATGATCGCCTGTAATTACATCGAGGCGGATGCCCTCGTCGTCGCCGTGATGGCGCTGGCGTTCTTCGGCAAGGGCGTCGGCGCGCTGGGCTGGGCCGTCGTGGCCGACACGTCGCCGAAGGAGGCGGGCGGCTTGTCCGGCGCGCTGTTCAACACCTTCGGCAACATCGCGGGCATCACGACGCCGATCGTCATCGGCTACATCCTGCAAGGCACCGGATCGTTCGCGGGCGCGCTCGTGTTCGTGGGCGCGAATGCGGCCGTCACGATCTTCAGCTATGTGGTCATCGTGGGCGAGATCAAGCGCGTGAAGCTGGTGACGTCGCTGACGGCGCCGGCGTAA
- a CDS encoding porin, protein MKKAVIAALGLAAGAGAHAQTNVTLYGIVDAAFVGESGGSAGHMTKLTSGAASASRIGFRGTEELGDGMSAFFTLETGVKIDTGEEDAAGTIFNRQAFVGLGTKAGAVALGRQYTPYHTTLTAVADPFGTGYAGTSKNLFPDNGTNVRASNAVTYASPKVNGAHVELFYSAGEQSVLSAGRQFGGAVDYASGPLRVRLAYNNKNTDVAATGTHHDLGRNTLLGANYDVKWVKLYAAYGIDKGAGSATLGNANNPYGGVKPTPSTDGRDLLLGFSAPVGPGTLMFSTQHKDDRTHFNQDATSWGIGYLYALTKRTGLYAAYAHIDNKNGAGYTVANNTEPGTGNTGYNLGIRHTF, encoded by the coding sequence TTGAAGAAAGCAGTAATCGCCGCCCTCGGCCTGGCCGCGGGCGCGGGCGCGCACGCCCAAACGAACGTGACCCTCTACGGCATCGTCGACGCCGCCTTCGTGGGCGAGAGCGGCGGCAGCGCCGGCCATATGACGAAGCTGACGAGCGGCGCCGCCTCGGCCTCGCGCATCGGCTTTCGCGGCACCGAGGAACTGGGCGACGGCATGTCGGCGTTCTTCACGCTGGAGACGGGCGTCAAGATCGACACGGGCGAAGAAGACGCGGCCGGCACGATCTTCAACCGCCAGGCGTTCGTGGGCCTCGGGACGAAGGCCGGCGCCGTCGCGCTGGGCCGCCAGTACACGCCTTACCACACGACGCTCACGGCCGTGGCCGATCCGTTCGGCACCGGTTACGCCGGCACGTCCAAGAATCTCTTCCCCGACAACGGCACGAACGTCCGCGCCAGCAATGCCGTCACCTACGCGTCGCCCAAGGTGAACGGCGCGCACGTGGAACTGTTCTACAGCGCCGGCGAGCAGTCGGTCTTGTCGGCGGGACGCCAGTTCGGCGGCGCGGTCGATTACGCGAGCGGCCCGCTGCGCGTGCGCCTCGCCTACAACAACAAGAACACGGACGTCGCGGCGACGGGCACGCACCACGACCTGGGCCGCAACACGCTGCTGGGCGCGAACTACGACGTCAAATGGGTCAAGCTGTATGCCGCCTACGGCATCGACAAAGGCGCGGGCAGCGCCACGCTGGGCAATGCCAACAACCCGTACGGCGGCGTGAAGCCGACGCCGTCGACGGACGGCCGCGACCTGCTGCTGGGCTTCTCGGCGCCGGTGGGTCCGGGCACGCTGATGTTCTCGACCCAGCACAAGGACGACCGCACCCACTTCAACCAGGACGCCACGTCGTGGGGCATCGGCTACCTGTACGCGCTGACGAAGCGCACCGGCCTGTATGCGGCATACGCGCATATCGATAACAAGAACGGCGCCGGCTACACGGTCGCCAACAACACGGAGCCGGGTACGGGCAACACCGGCTACAACCTCGGCATCCGCCACACGTTCTGA
- the garD gene encoding galactarate dehydratase — METMMTTPRTIRMHENDNVAIVVNAGGLPEGTVFPDGLTLTTRVPEGHKVALSDIAQGEAIVRYDVTIGYALQPIARGTWVEESLVGVPAARGLDDLPKPVRDRAPLAPMDGFTFEGFRNPDGSVGTRNILAISETVQCVSGVVAFAVERIKQELLPKYPNVDDVVAIEHTYGCGVAIDAPGAEIPIRTLRNIAKNPNFGGRVMLVSLGCEKLQPARMFPQGSIPIQNGQELDTVCLQDAAHVGFGDMIDSIMRTADKHLAELDKRRRETVPASELVVGVQCGGSDAFSGVTANPAVGYASDLLVRAGAAVMFSETTEVRDGIDQLTARAVDDDVAQAMIREMAWYDEYLKRGGVDRSANTTPGNKKGGLANITEKAMGSIIKSGTAPIAGVLSPGEKLQQKGLIYAATPASDFICGTLQLAAGMNMHVFTTGRGTPYGLAAVPVVKVATRDDLARRWHDLMDINAGRIATGEATIVDVGWELFHFLLDVASGRKKTWAEQWKLHNALALFNPAPVT, encoded by the coding sequence ATGGAGACGATGATGACCACCCCCCGCACCATCCGGATGCACGAGAACGACAACGTCGCCATCGTCGTCAACGCCGGCGGCCTGCCGGAAGGCACCGTGTTCCCCGACGGCCTGACATTGACGACGCGCGTGCCGGAAGGGCACAAGGTCGCCCTGTCCGATATCGCCCAGGGCGAGGCCATCGTGCGTTACGACGTGACGATCGGGTATGCGCTGCAGCCCATCGCCCGCGGCACGTGGGTCGAGGAATCGCTGGTCGGCGTGCCGGCCGCGCGCGGCCTGGACGACCTGCCCAAGCCGGTGCGCGACCGCGCGCCGTTGGCACCGATGGACGGCTTCACGTTCGAAGGCTTCCGCAACCCGGACGGCTCCGTCGGCACGCGCAACATCCTCGCCATCAGCGAGACGGTGCAGTGCGTGTCCGGCGTCGTCGCATTCGCCGTCGAGCGCATCAAGCAGGAACTGCTGCCGAAGTACCCGAACGTGGACGACGTCGTCGCCATCGAACACACGTACGGCTGCGGCGTCGCCATCGACGCACCCGGCGCCGAGATCCCGATCCGTACCTTGCGCAACATCGCGAAGAACCCGAACTTCGGCGGCCGCGTGATGCTGGTGAGCCTGGGCTGCGAAAAGCTGCAGCCGGCCCGCATGTTCCCGCAAGGCTCGATCCCGATCCAGAACGGACAGGAACTCGACACCGTCTGCCTGCAGGACGCGGCGCACGTGGGCTTCGGCGACATGATCGACTCCATCATGCGCACGGCCGACAAACACCTGGCCGAGCTGGACAAGCGCCGGCGCGAGACCGTGCCGGCATCGGAACTCGTCGTCGGCGTGCAGTGCGGCGGCAGCGACGCATTCTCCGGCGTGACGGCCAACCCGGCAGTCGGCTACGCCAGCGACCTGCTCGTGCGCGCGGGCGCCGCCGTCATGTTTTCCGAAACGACGGAAGTCCGCGACGGCATCGACCAGCTGACGGCGCGCGCCGTCGACGACGACGTGGCCCAGGCGATGATCCGCGAGATGGCCTGGTACGACGAGTATCTGAAGCGGGGCGGCGTGGACCGCAGCGCCAACACGACGCCCGGCAACAAGAAGGGCGGCCTGGCCAACATCACGGAAAAGGCAATGGGGTCCATCATCAAGTCCGGCACGGCGCCCATCGCGGGCGTGCTGTCTCCGGGCGAGAAGCTGCAGCAGAAAGGCCTGATCTACGCGGCCACGCCGGCCAGCGATTTCATCTGCGGCACGCTGCAACTGGCCGCCGGCATGAACATGCACGTGTTCACGACGGGCCGCGGCACGCCGTACGGCCTGGCCGCGGTCCCGGTCGTGAAGGTGGCCACGCGCGACGATCTGGCGCGCCGCTGGCACGACCTCATGGACATCAACGCGGGCCGCATCGCGACCGGCGAAGCGACGATCGTGGACGTCGGCTGGGAGTTGTTCCATTTCCTGCTCGACGTGGCGAGCGGCCGCAAAAAGACGTGGGCCGAGCAGTGGAAGCTGCATAACGCGCTCGCGCTGTTCAACCCGGCCCCGGTGACCTGA
- a CDS encoding LacI family DNA-binding transcriptional regulator, with product MTEPLDHDTDTSPERPKSITLKDVARLAGLSPITVSRALHNPKLVKPDTIARVKEAAAAMGYIPNMLAGSLTTKRSQLIAAIVPQLSNSMFAEMVQGLNDELSAHGYQLLLSVSNYSQQKEEDLLTAILSRQPDGIVLTGIQHHASVRKKLLATGVPVVEAWDLTPSPIDIAIGFSQERIGENVAQYLLGKGYKRFASICARDERANRRRLALEAELKLHGVEPLATHLATPPTVLNLGREGLRAILAAGHDPDVVVCSSDVLAQGALIEAQAQGIAVPGQLGIMGFGDFDFAAFTHPPISSVHIDKRAIGAQAARALIAKIEGRPLAGNVIDVGFRLVERGTTRAAVAQP from the coding sequence ATGACCGAGCCGCTCGACCACGACACCGACACCTCCCCCGAACGGCCGAAAAGCATCACGCTCAAGGACGTCGCCCGGCTGGCGGGCCTGTCGCCGATCACCGTGTCGCGCGCGCTGCACAATCCGAAACTCGTGAAGCCCGACACGATCGCGCGCGTCAAGGAAGCGGCGGCCGCGATGGGCTATATCCCAAACATGCTGGCCGGCAGCCTGACGACGAAGCGCAGCCAGCTCATCGCGGCCATCGTGCCCCAGCTGTCGAACTCCATGTTCGCCGAGATGGTGCAGGGCCTGAACGACGAGCTGTCGGCGCACGGCTACCAGTTGCTGCTGTCCGTGTCGAACTATTCCCAGCAGAAGGAAGAAGACCTGCTGACGGCGATCCTCAGCCGCCAGCCCGACGGCATCGTCCTCACGGGCATCCAGCACCACGCCAGCGTGCGCAAGAAGCTGCTGGCGACGGGCGTGCCCGTCGTGGAGGCATGGGACCTGACGCCCTCCCCCATCGACATCGCCATCGGCTTTTCGCAGGAACGCATCGGCGAAAATGTCGCGCAGTATTTGCTCGGCAAAGGCTATAAACGGTTTGCCTCGATTTGCGCGCGCGACGAACGCGCCAACCGGCGCCGCCTGGCGCTGGAGGCGGAACTGAAGCTGCACGGCGTGGAGCCGCTCGCCACGCACCTTGCGACGCCGCCGACCGTGCTCAATCTGGGCCGCGAAGGCCTGCGCGCGATTCTCGCCGCCGGCCACGATCCGGACGTCGTCGTCTGCAGCTCGGACGTCCTGGCCCAGGGCGCCCTCATCGAAGCGCAGGCGCAAGGCATCGCCGTGCCGGGCCAACTCGGCATCATGGGCTTCGGCGACTTCGATTTCGCCGCGTTCACCCATCCCCCCATCTCGTCCGTCCACATCGACAAGCGGGCCATCGGCGCGCAGGCCGCCAGGGCGCTGATCGCCAAGATCGAAGGCCGGCCGCTGGCGGGGAATGTCATCGACGTGGGGTTCCGGCTGGTCGAACGGGGTACCACGCGCGCGGCTGTCGCACAACCGTAG